From a single Mycolicibacterium mengxianglii genomic region:
- a CDS encoding Imm63 family immunity protein, whose protein sequence is MPVGLRTNDGLNVYIADDGSYHFAYFERGKLGFDNVGNLDDLLYWYCEGIVSSQASKYVGDRRQRFLYEYEVLSHFNPEWAKRRVRELAAMFRHGQPEDVALLPDIGEPL, encoded by the coding sequence ATGCCCGTCGGGCTGCGTACCAACGACGGACTCAACGTCTACATTGCCGACGACGGCTCCTACCACTTCGCGTATTTCGAACGAGGAAAGCTCGGCTTCGACAACGTCGGGAACCTCGATGATCTCCTGTACTGGTACTGCGAGGGCATTGTCTCGAGCCAAGCGTCGAAGTACGTCGGAGACCGTAGGCAACGCTTCCTATACGAGTATGAGGTGTTGAGTCACTTCAATCCCGAATGGGCCAAACGCCGGGTCCGTGAACTGGCCGCAATGTTCCGACACGGCCAACCCGAAGATGTTGCACTGCTACCCGATATCGGCGAACCTCTGTAG
- a CDS encoding DUF732 domain-containing protein, which translates to MRGLSVVAGSLVVCAAVGWAAPAQADQYEFISFLDDSGVSYGSIIDMIDIGKAVCHDLRSGDTPPIVMGRLANAGFAAAEASLILVSAVSHMCGDAKAGVNAWAYQQGYTGQAL; encoded by the coding sequence ATGCGTGGATTGAGCGTGGTTGCAGGAAGTTTGGTGGTATGCGCGGCAGTGGGGTGGGCCGCGCCGGCGCAGGCCGATCAGTACGAGTTCATCTCGTTCCTCGACGACTCGGGGGTGAGTTACGGGTCGATCATCGACATGATCGACATCGGCAAGGCAGTCTGTCATGACTTGCGCAGCGGCGACACACCTCCCATCGTGATGGGGAGGCTGGCCAATGCCGGGTTCGCCGCCGCAGAGGCGTCGTTGATTCTGGTGTCGGCAGTTAGCCACATGTGCGGGGACGCCAAGGCCGGCGTCAATGCGTGGGCCTACCAGCAGGGCTACACCGGGCAGGCGCTGTGA
- a CDS encoding RNase H family protein has protein sequence MPSRTVPSHRSWEEAVIDDRPRPTIALQVVTLRGESRFHAVDGHHSWTGRFDAPNRETAILDAITQIRTESSGLNRVRVLVNLDSTSHLWAHASEIAALLPGVTIEAPSLADQPLMSAAAAGLAADVLPAPAEDGPPIVVATDGSVRGRFTGYGWVASTGDFGLRGFPHAAWQVGGSAVLIAELRAINDAVRMLPRRHLTVLTDSRPAIAMLQKWMVGDDVLPAGYTSERRSGVAGLVEVRERIRLQQRRIGLRWVPGHSGELLNEGADALARLASRYAKGETGLSRAEYRQRAAGVAEAFSQAFQEAS, from the coding sequence GTGCCCTCCCGTACGGTCCCGTCACACCGTTCTTGGGAGGAGGCTGTCATCGACGATCGACCGCGACCCACCATCGCGCTACAGGTGGTCACGCTGCGTGGGGAATCCCGTTTCCACGCGGTGGACGGTCATCATTCCTGGACCGGACGCTTCGACGCGCCCAACCGGGAGACCGCCATCCTGGACGCCATCACGCAAATCCGTACCGAGAGCTCCGGGCTCAACCGGGTGCGGGTGCTGGTGAACCTCGATTCGACGAGTCACCTGTGGGCCCACGCGTCGGAGATCGCGGCGCTGCTGCCAGGAGTGACCATCGAGGCGCCGAGCCTTGCGGATCAGCCCCTGATGTCGGCCGCAGCCGCCGGGTTGGCCGCCGACGTGCTTCCCGCACCCGCCGAGGACGGGCCGCCGATCGTGGTGGCCACCGACGGCTCGGTACGCGGCCGATTCACCGGCTACGGATGGGTTGCCAGCACGGGTGACTTCGGGCTGCGGGGCTTTCCCCACGCCGCCTGGCAGGTCGGCGGCAGCGCGGTGCTGATCGCGGAGTTGCGCGCCATCAACGATGCGGTGCGTATGCTGCCGCGTCGGCATCTCACGGTACTCACCGACAGCCGCCCTGCCATCGCGATGCTGCAGAAGTGGATGGTCGGTGACGACGTGTTGCCCGCCGGCTACACCAGCGAGCGTCGCAGCGGCGTCGCAGGGCTGGTGGAGGTGCGTGAGCGGATCCGGTTGCAGCAGAGACGTATCGGCCTCCGGTGGGTGCCCGGGCACTCGGGCGAGCTGCTCAACGAAGGCGCTGACGCACTGGCTCGATTGGCATCGCGATATGCGAAGGGCGAGACCGGGCTGTCGCGCGCAGAGTACCGGCAGCGCGCCGCGGGTGTCGCCGAGGCGTTCTCCCAGGCGTTCCAGGAGGCTAGCTAG